The Pirellulales bacterium genome has a window encoding:
- a CDS encoding UxaA family hydrolase, whose amino-acid sequence MNESPAPVGDFHGTLCQGYLRQDGRKGIRNLVLIVYTVECAKHVAHAIQAGEPDAQVIGFSGCYDNAYAIRLLLALARHPNVGAVLCVGLGCEYTQPKRIADKVRESGRPAEWFFIQQSGGTLSSIQKGKQRVAQLRSEAESRAVRVPFGLSDLVVGCECGGSDFTSGLAGNPVVGKLYDRLVDAGGSAVFEEIVELIGLRGVLIERAASPEAALQIASAYDKAADYCQTVRQYSISPGNYAGGLTTIEEKSLGAFSKSGSRPIQGVIRVAERPPHSGLWLLDSVPDPHFMQFGYTNPNDTEGIIDLVATGAQLVLFVTGRGSVIGGPIAPLLKITGNGETYRNLEGDMDFDASAVLTGDKSLQKAGDELLSLVVQVVRGRPSKPELLGHHEYVIIYKHQDTPSLAAGCRA is encoded by the coding sequence ATGAATGAGTCTCCTGCACCCGTTGGCGATTTCCACGGCACACTCTGCCAAGGCTACTTGCGGCAGGACGGCCGCAAGGGCATTCGCAACCTCGTGCTCATTGTCTACACGGTCGAGTGTGCCAAGCACGTTGCCCACGCCATCCAGGCCGGCGAGCCTGACGCGCAGGTAATAGGCTTCTCGGGTTGCTACGACAACGCATACGCAATTCGACTGCTCCTGGCGCTCGCCCGTCACCCGAACGTCGGCGCGGTGCTGTGCGTCGGCTTGGGTTGTGAATATACCCAACCAAAACGTATCGCCGACAAAGTGCGCGAAAGCGGCCGTCCCGCCGAGTGGTTCTTTATCCAGCAAAGCGGTGGCACGCTCTCCAGCATCCAGAAAGGGAAGCAACGGGTCGCCCAACTTCGGAGCGAAGCCGAATCCCGCGCTGTTCGGGTTCCTTTTGGGCTGAGCGACCTCGTTGTCGGATGCGAATGCGGCGGATCGGATTTTACGTCGGGCCTGGCCGGCAACCCGGTCGTTGGCAAGCTTTACGATCGACTTGTCGATGCCGGCGGATCGGCCGTGTTTGAAGAGATCGTCGAACTCATTGGCTTGCGCGGTGTGCTCATCGAAAGGGCCGCTTCGCCCGAAGCCGCCTTGCAGATTGCCAGCGCTTACGACAAAGCGGCCGATTACTGCCAGACGGTTCGACAGTACTCTATATCGCCCGGCAATTACGCCGGCGGCCTGACGACGATTGAAGAAAAGAGCCTTGGCGCGTTTTCCAAGAGTGGGAGTCGTCCAATTCAAGGTGTGATTCGCGTCGCCGAACGCCCGCCGCATTCCGGGCTGTGGCTGCTCGATAGCGTGCCCGATCCGCATTTCATGCAGTTTGGCTACACCAACCCCAACGACACCGAGGGGATCATCGACCTGGTGGCCACGGGCGCTCAATTGGTGCTATTCGTCACCGGTCGCGGCAGCGTCATCGGCGGACCGATCGCGCCGCTGCTGAAGATCACCGGCAACGGGGAAACCTATCGTAACCTGGAAGGCGACATGGATTTCGACGCCAGTGCCGTACTGACCGGCGACAAATCGTTGCAAAAGGCGGGCGACGAATTGCTCTCGCTCGTCGTGCAGGTTGTTCGCGGCCGCCCCTCCAAGCCAGAACTGCTTGGACACCACGAGTACGTCATCATCTACAAACACCAGGATACGCCGTCCCTGGCGGCCGGTTGCCGCGCCTAA